A region of Thermococcus piezophilus DNA encodes the following proteins:
- the tpiA gene encoding triose-phosphate isomerase, producing MMKLKEPIIAINFKTYIEATGERALEIAKAAEKVWKETGITIVVAPQLADLYRIAQEVEIPVFAQHIDPIKPGSHTGHVLPEAVKEAGAVGTLLNHSENRMILADLEAAIRRAEEVGLMTIVCSNNPAVSAAVAALGPDYVAVEPPELIGTGIPVSKAKPEVITDTVELVKRVNPEVKVLTGAGISTGEDVKKALELGSVGVLLASGVTKAKDPEKAIRDLVSLIV from the coding sequence ATGATGAAGCTGAAGGAGCCGATAATAGCGATAAACTTCAAGACGTACATCGAGGCCACGGGCGAGAGAGCCCTTGAGATCGCCAAGGCCGCCGAGAAGGTCTGGAAGGAGACTGGAATAACCATAGTGGTCGCGCCGCAGCTGGCTGACCTTTACAGAATTGCCCAGGAGGTCGAGATTCCGGTCTTTGCTCAGCATATAGACCCGATTAAACCTGGAAGCCACACCGGTCACGTCCTCCCGGAGGCAGTTAAAGAAGCCGGGGCCGTCGGAACTCTCCTCAATCATTCGGAGAACAGAATGATTTTAGCGGACCTCGAAGCTGCCATAAGGCGCGCCGAGGAAGTTGGATTGATGACAATAGTCTGCTCCAACAATCCAGCAGTCAGTGCCGCTGTCGCCGCTCTGGGGCCAGATTACGTCGCAGTTGAACCGCCTGAGCTGATAGGAACGGGCATTCCAGTCAGCAAGGCCAAACCGGAAGTCATAACCGACACCGTCGAGCTCGTCAAGAGGGTAAACCCAGAGGTCAAAGTTCTTACCGGCGCGGGCATTTCCACTGGAGAGGACGTCAAGAAGGCTTTGGAGCTCGGAAGCGTTGGCGTTCTCCTCGCGAGCGGCGTTACCAAGGCAAAAGACCCGGAGAAGGCGATAAGGGATCTGGTATCGCTGATTGTTTGA
- the coaD gene encoding phosphopantetheine adenylyltransferase gives MRKKYLKVVVGGTFDRLHLGHKALLRKAFEVGKYVYVGLTADEMVRNKPHADKILPYELRLRDLLKFFEVNGYSNYRVIKIHTAIGFADKMKSLDAIVVSEETYKGALIVNRAREERGLKPLEIVTIGIVRSSLGAKISSSLIRAGLIDPLGNPRKRDSP, from the coding sequence ATGAGGAAAAAGTACCTCAAAGTGGTCGTCGGAGGAACCTTTGACAGGCTCCACCTCGGACATAAAGCGTTGCTGAGGAAGGCCTTCGAGGTGGGAAAGTACGTCTATGTTGGACTGACTGCCGACGAGATGGTGAGAAACAAGCCCCACGCAGATAAAATCCTTCCCTACGAGCTCCGCCTGAGGGATCTGCTCAAGTTCTTCGAGGTTAACGGCTACTCCAACTACCGGGTCATCAAGATACACACAGCCATAGGCTTCGCGGATAAGATGAAAAGCCTTGACGCCATAGTCGTCAGTGAGGAGACCTACAAAGGGGCACTCATAGTGAACAGAGCCAGAGAAGAGAGGGGCCTGAAGCCCCTCGAGATAGTGACCATCGGGATCGTAAGGAGCAGCCTCGGGGCGAAGATAAGCTCCTCCCTGATCAGGGCAGGTCTCATCGACCCGCTCGGAAACCCTAGGAAGAGAGATTCACCGTAA